tgtgtgtgtgtgtgtgtgtgtgtgtgtgtcttacccGCAGGGACCAGATGTTCATGAGGCCTCCCACTCCTCCAGATGCCAGAGCCAGGCCGTCGGGGCTGAAGGCCAGCGTCCTCACAGGAGTGATGTGTCCTTTCAGCTGGAAAACACACGTCGCTCCGTCTTCTGACCACCGTGAggactgagacacagagacagcaggTGAGCGGAGGGACGCAAACAGTGCACTGTACGTGTAAAGAGTGAGCTGCACCACGTGTAGgtatgtcagtcaaatcagatttagCTGTTCAATGCAAATATTCaacaatgtgtttgtttttcaatgtaAAGTTTTGGAGTTTGACCACaagaaataagattaaaaaacattaaatgtatgggaaacactgttaTTGTATGAAGTGCATACAGCTGGTCATCTGGTAAGAGCTGAGAGAGGAGAGCTGCAAGGGAGGGGtctattttcagtctttttttcccttttacagATTTCTAATATAAGGGCGATATGGTCCTTAAATAATACCAcgatatttcagggtatttttgcgATACAATGTTcttgatgatatgacaaaatactgaaaaaacgTTTTGTAAattgcaaattcaaaaacatacaaacacaaaaaaattaaagttatagTTTTATATGTCAGCAGCAGTTTGCCTTCAAATCTTCAGAGCAGAGCGGacagaaactgtgcctttaGCCCTGCTTGTTGCTGCTGCGCCAAACTGCATGACGTCCTTATGTGAAAAAGTTGAGCTATTTCTAATGTCATCATATATGATCTTATTGTATTGAAAAATCATACCAGTAAAATCCTGGAATATAATATGGCACGAGGACTGTACCCACCTCAGATTTATGCCAGTCGAATCGGATTTGGCAGTTCAATACAAGTAATTGTTCTGTTTTCCTTACAAAGTTTTAACGTCATTATTCATGAAGACATACTACATACCATGAATTTGGGTTTTGTTTCGTTTTCCCACCATCCCTCTGACTCAGTGGAAGAGGATTCTGGGAAGTTGGAGATGTTCTGCGGGACCGTCCAGACGGTGACCAGACCGTTCTGACagcatctgaaaaaacaaacacggcAACACGTGAAAATGGATCCAGGAAATATTCCTGCGTGGACATACAGTTTGTCTCCTCCCTCTTCTTTACTGAGAAACTCGTCTTCGTGAAAAACGCTGCGCAGATACGAGTCACTTTAACCCCTGAAGAGAAAACCTCATAAACTCTCTAATGAGACCACAAAGTCTCATCAGCCAAAATTCCTGATAGTATCTGAGGACGACCTACATGGCCAACATGCTGAGGGGCTTCGGGCCGCGTCCCAGCTGGCTACACCAGGCCACGCCGTGCACCGGGGACGGGTGTCTGAGGCTCTGCAGGCAGCGCCAGCCGGAGCCGGAGCCCGAGTCGGAGCGAGGGTCGGGACTGGCCCACAGCTTCACGGTCTCCTCTTTGGCGCAGGTCAGCAGGATCTCTCCCGTGGGACTCCACTTCATACTGGTGATGGACTCCTGAAACAACACGCAGACGGTCAGCTCTGAGGAGAGTCTGAGAAAGAGGAGACGCGTAGAAATAGTTCACCTTGTGTGCGTCGATGACCACGATGGCTCCTTTTTCTAAAGGCTCTTTGGATCCGATCAGCAGTTTGCCGTCTGCGTAGCCCACTGCGAACGGTTTGTCCTCACTGTACCAGGCGATGTGCATCACCGCCACTGAGAGACGAGCATCGTTATCAAACAACTGATAATCTGACAGGAGTTTCATCGCGCACAGACGATAATGTTACCACAAAAACACTCAGCACAAACATCAGTCACTCATTCTCAGACTCCCTCTGCGTACCATCCTTCCTGTAGCAGTGCTCCAGCTCGGTGCGGTGCATCGTGGACGTGTCCAGCACCTCGATGAGGCCCAGAGATCCGTCCATTCGTCCCACTAGCAGCATGTCTTTGGGTTCCCCGCACCACAACGACTCTGCTTCCTCTTTGGGCCAAGCCAGCGCCGACACCCAGTGAGGCTGCACGTCCAGGAGGCCCTTACCAcctgagaggaagaggaggaggaggaggaggaggaggagaggtcaCAGTTGAATGTCATTCCCACTGTACACAtcttgctttttaatgcaatgagaatgagttcaatcagcattcacacaagGGCCACAACTCTGCAGCAGACGGCAAGAAATTCTGCTCAAGATGTAATGACATGTCGTCACTAATCACTGTCCGTGTCCTCCCGAGCAGCTAAACAtcgatccaaatacatctgcaccgagtttgagaGAAAGACCGAACAAGCAAGAGgcataaaaaaggaagaaaccacGGAAAAGTTTACAAAAACGTCTGTTCGTGCTGCTGTCTACAGCCAACAGAAGGGCAGACTCGCCTACTGCAGGGGTgcgttcactggcagtggggaTGCAGTGATCCCTtatatttagcaggtttacctgtATTTGAAAAACCTGCGAGCAGGTATTTTGGTAGGAAAAGGGTATTTGTGTAAAACTGCAAACCTGGACATTTTATTAACATgataaaatacatctttttggcaTAGTTGCAGCCTAAAATGCCTCAGTACACAGCAGCTTtaccaaaaaaactgcaatgcaTGTTGTGACAAATTGACCTTTTATTTCATGAAATTGCAGGTAAAGGTAAaaattgcacacaaaaaaaatgctgcaaaggcAATTAAACATGGCGgcgcaacatggcgatctctgcAGGCGAGCACCTGCACCATGCGTGCAcgtaaacggctcattctaaggaaacaaaaacacatgattcttattttcagctgataataaactaaagaaaacatatcgTTGAGATTATGAACGTGTGGCAGGTGGAACCTGGAAAAAGGGGAGGTGCAACACCTGGTGATGTTTTTTAGATAGAGAGCGACCTGCAGGAGGGACGCAGGCTGCAGGGTTTcaggccgtttttttttttactttctttcctttttattttgttctttattctATTTTCTGACCTGCTAAGTTAAATTATTAGTCCTGTCAACtctggcatatttacatttgtattttaaaccgatgttcattaatatgctgtgtcccttttaaataaataaataaatagtttgacCTCCTGGGTTTTGTTTAGTTGTCTAGAATTTGAACATTTAACCTTCATGCAGTGTCACCGTGTGCTCGTTTTAGTAAGACGTGCACGCAATTCAGTAATTCGCTTACTTattttttcgttttttaaaacatgcatgtCACATCCTGGGCTATGTAGAAATGAAACAGAGTGCCACTGTACTGATGTGAGTTTGGGCGTGAAAGTTTAACCCCTGCCTTGTTTAGTGGGTAAACCCTGAGGAGGGCACAGTGAGACGAAATAAATCGAAAAACTGAACTTTCGTAATTGAAATATTTTCCATGATTGACCTCCTTTACTGTCACTCTTTATGCTGCAGACCTGTATTTGATGTAACAATTACATTATATCTACTTTCTGATAATTTATCCTTAAATCcgacacactggagctttaaaagttattattgaagtcaaaaagaaaaaattaaatgtttcagCTGATTCCTGAGaacagtgatgttttttcactctttacATTACGAGCAGTGTTAGGTGTTTAACGGACTGAAGATTACActaattaaaactaaacaacGCCCACAGATAGATGCTAATGCACAGACACAGACGCATTTCAGCGCTCatggaaaataataagaatGTGACTGAAAGTGGCCGCGGACAGATGGTCCGTGCTGCTGGGCGTCTGGTGGGAGGCAGGAAACCGTGACCGGACCACATCCAGAGCATCTATTTTTAATGGGAGCCATAAAACCTCTCATTCATATTCAGCTG
The genomic region above belongs to Plectropomus leopardus isolate mb unplaced genomic scaffold, YSFRI_Pleo_2.0 unplaced_scaffold8685, whole genome shotgun sequence and contains:
- the LOC121940431 gene encoding probable E3 ubiquitin-protein ligase HERC1: MNLTTVDDPIQRKFLPSFLRGVAEENKLVTSPNFVVTQALVALLADKGARLRPAYDKADMEKRGPLELANALAACCLSSRLSSQHRQWAAQQLVRTLAAHDRDNNQSRPQTFADMAGDLRKCSFIKLEAHQSRVITCGWCSKKGLLATSGNDGTVRMWNVTKNQYTLQQTCIFNKDDGSSEEGMSGLGSPGDSCLCPLAWSVTGKYLASAMDKMVNIWQVNGGKGLLDVQPHWVSALAWPKEEAESLWCGEPKDMLLVGRMDGSLGLIEVLDTSTMHRTELEHCYRKDVAVMHIAWYSEDKPFAVGYADGKLLIGSKEPLEKGAIVVIDAHKESITSMKWSPTGEILLTCAKEETVKLWASPDPRSDSGSGSGWRCLQSLRHPSPVHGVAWCSQLGRGPKPLSMLAICCQNGLVTVWTVPQNISNFPESSSTESEGWWENETKPKFMSSRWSEDGATCVFQLKGHITPVRTLAFSPDGLALASGGVGGLMNIWSLR